A region of Thermococcus argininiproducens DNA encodes the following proteins:
- the hisA gene encoding 1-(5-phosphoribosyl)-5-((5-phosphoribosylamino)methylideneamino)imidazole-4-carboxamide isomerase yields MRVYPAIDLMSGKAVRLYKGKKESVKVYGDPVEIAKDFAKLLDKIHVVDLDGAFEGKPKNLDIVRGIIEETGLKIQVGGGFRDYESIAKAYSIGVENVIIGTKAFDLGFLEKVTQDFGGITVSLDARGGRIAVKGWEEESSISVEEAYEMLRKYVNRFIYTAIEKDGTLTGIEKIERFWGREEFIYAGGVSSVEDILKLKEIGFSGAIVGKALYEEKISLEEILEVL; encoded by the coding sequence ATGAGGGTTTACCCTGCAATAGATTTAATGAGCGGGAAAGCTGTGAGGCTCTACAAGGGTAAAAAAGAGAGCGTAAAAGTTTATGGAGATCCAGTAGAGATAGCTAAGGATTTTGCTAAGCTTCTCGATAAGATACACGTCGTTGACTTGGATGGGGCCTTTGAAGGAAAGCCAAAGAATCTCGACATCGTGAGGGGAATAATAGAGGAGACGGGGCTGAAGATTCAAGTAGGTGGAGGCTTTAGGGACTATGAGAGCATAGCGAAAGCCTACTCAATTGGCGTTGAGAACGTCATAATAGGCACGAAAGCCTTTGATTTGGGGTTTTTAGAAAAGGTAACGCAGGATTTTGGAGGGATAACTGTAAGCTTAGATGCCAGAGGCGGAAGGATAGCTGTAAAAGGCTGGGAAGAGGAGAGCTCAATAAGTGTTGAGGAAGCCTACGAAATGCTTAGAAAATACGTTAATAGGTTCATTTACACGGCAATAGAAAAGGACGGCACATTAACGGGAATTGAAAAAATAGAGCGCTTCTGGGGCAGAGAGGAGTTCATCTATGCCGGTGGAGTTTCAAGCGTTGAAGATATCCTAAAGCTAAAAGAAATCGGATTTTCTGGAGCAATAGTTGGAAAAGCTCTCTATGAAGAGAAAATAAGCTTAGAAGAGATTTTGGAGGTATTGTGA
- the hisIE gene encoding bifunctional phosphoribosyl-AMP cyclohydrolase/phosphoribosyl-ATP diphosphatase HisIE: protein MSDLNELIKQVDWKKSEIVPVIVQSVDGEVLTLAYMNEEALRKTLETGYAYYYSRSQRRIRMKGEVSGNVQKVKEIKIDCDSDALLLIVEQVGVACHTSNRSCFYRKLGEPEREVGGIDYSLTILRELEEVIKQRKENPKEGSYTSRLFKEGKEKIYKKFGEEAVEVLVAEERERIIYETADLIYHLLVLLAYNGISLGEVMKELRGRRR from the coding sequence ATGTCAGACTTGAATGAGCTTATAAAGCAAGTTGACTGGAAGAAGAGCGAAATAGTTCCGGTTATTGTGCAGAGCGTTGATGGAGAGGTTTTGACTCTGGCTTATATGAATGAGGAAGCGCTGAGAAAGACATTAGAGACTGGTTATGCATATTATTATTCAAGGAGTCAAAGGAGAATTAGGATGAAAGGCGAGGTTAGCGGGAACGTTCAAAAAGTCAAAGAGATAAAGATAGACTGCGACAGTGATGCTTTGCTTTTAATAGTTGAGCAGGTTGGCGTAGCCTGCCACACCAGCAATAGAAGTTGCTTTTACAGGAAATTAGGAGAACCAGAGAGGGAAGTTGGGGGGATTGACTATTCGTTGACAATTTTGAGGGAGCTTGAGGAGGTCATAAAGCAGCGCAAAGAAAATCCAAAAGAAGGTTCCTACACTTCAAGACTTTTCAAAGAGGGGAAAGAGAAGATATACAAGAAATTCGGGGAAGAAGCAGTGGAAGTTTTGGTCGCTGAAGAAAGAGAGAGAATAATATATGAAACGGCTGATTTAATCTATCACCTCTTAGTTTTGCTCGCTTATAATGGGATAAGCCTAGGTGAGGTTATGAAGGAGCTTAGGGGGAGGAGAAGGTGA
- the pheT gene encoding phenylalanine--tRNA ligase subunit beta gives MPKFDVAKHDLERLVGKEFTVEEWEDLFLYAKCELDDLWEHEGKIYFKADAKDTNRPDLWSAEGIARQVRWALGMTKGLPRYEIEKSDVVVYVDEKLKDIRPYGVYAIVEGLKLDEEALKQIIQLQEKVALTLGRRRKEVAIGTFDFDKLEPPFYYKALEPEKIKFIPLNSEGEMTADEILEKHEKGKEYGHLIKGKPYYPLLVDSGGNVLSMPPVINSETHGKVTENTRNIFIDITGWHLEKIMLALNVIVTALAERGGKIKSVKVVYKDFEVESPDLTPKEFEVELDYIKKLTGVELSDEEVKDLLERMFYEVELVNGKAKLKYPAFRNDIMHPRDVLEDVLIAYGYNNIEPEEPKLAVQGKGDDFIDFENAVRDLMVGFGLQEVMTFNLTNREAQFGKMNIPEEDIVEIENPISQKWSALRRWLLPSLMEFLGQNTHEEYPQKIFEVGKVTLIDENRETKTVSESKLGVAIAHPKVTFTEAKEVLDSLMHHLGVKYELKEIEYGSFIPGRAGEIIVEGKSIGIIGEVHPQVLENWGIEMPVAAFEVFLRPFYRGSFL, from the coding sequence ATGCCAAAGTTCGATGTTGCTAAGCATGACTTGGAGAGGCTGGTAGGAAAGGAGTTCACAGTTGAAGAATGGGAAGATCTTTTCCTCTATGCTAAATGCGAACTTGATGATCTCTGGGAGCATGAAGGTAAAATATACTTTAAAGCTGATGCTAAGGATACCAATAGGCCCGACTTGTGGAGTGCTGAGGGTATAGCTAGACAAGTGCGTTGGGCCCTAGGAATGACAAAGGGCCTACCACGCTACGAAATTGAGAAAAGTGACGTGGTAGTTTACGTTGACGAGAAACTTAAGGACATAAGACCATATGGAGTTTATGCTATAGTTGAGGGCCTTAAGTTAGATGAAGAAGCGTTGAAGCAGATTATCCAGTTGCAAGAGAAAGTTGCACTGACACTTGGCAGAAGAAGAAAGGAAGTTGCCATAGGAACATTTGACTTTGATAAACTTGAGCCTCCTTTCTATTATAAAGCATTAGAGCCTGAGAAAATAAAATTCATTCCCTTAAATAGTGAAGGAGAAATGACGGCAGATGAGATATTAGAAAAGCATGAAAAAGGAAAAGAATACGGTCACCTAATTAAGGGAAAACCCTACTATCCGTTACTTGTTGATAGTGGAGGAAATGTTCTTTCCATGCCTCCTGTTATAAATTCTGAGACTCATGGAAAGGTTACGGAGAATACTAGAAACATTTTCATAGATATTACTGGTTGGCACCTTGAGAAGATAATGCTTGCTCTAAATGTTATAGTAACTGCCTTAGCAGAGAGAGGAGGAAAAATAAAGAGTGTTAAGGTTGTTTACAAAGATTTTGAAGTAGAGAGCCCCGATTTAACTCCAAAAGAATTCGAGGTTGAGTTGGATTATATTAAAAAGCTTACTGGTGTTGAACTTAGTGATGAAGAGGTAAAAGACCTTCTTGAAAGGATGTTTTACGAAGTTGAGCTTGTTAATGGTAAAGCAAAATTGAAATACCCTGCTTTTAGGAACGATATAATGCATCCAAGGGACGTCTTGGAGGACGTGCTTATAGCTTATGGGTATAATAATATTGAACCTGAAGAGCCTAAGTTAGCAGTTCAGGGGAAAGGAGATGATTTTATTGACTTTGAAAATGCAGTGAGGGACCTTATGGTGGGCTTTGGACTTCAGGAGGTCATGACTTTTAACTTAACAAATAGAGAGGCACAGTTTGGCAAAATGAATATCCCTGAGGAGGACATAGTCGAGATAGAGAACCCCATAAGTCAGAAGTGGAGTGCCCTTAGAAGGTGGCTTTTACCAAGTTTGATGGAGTTCCTGGGCCAGAATACGCATGAAGAATATCCTCAAAAAATCTTTGAGGTTGGAAAGGTCACTTTGATTGATGAGAACAGGGAAACTAAGACAGTGAGTGAAAGCAAACTTGGTGTAGCTATAGCACATCCGAAAGTTACTTTTACTGAAGCCAAGGAGGTTCTTGATAGTTTGATGCATCACTTGGGGGTAAAATATGAACTTAAAGAAATAGAATATGGCTCATTTATTCCTGGTAGGGCCGGAGAAATAATAGTGGAAGGAAAGAGCATTGGTATAATCGGTGAGGTTCACCCACAAGTCTTGGAAAACTGGGGAATAGAGATGCCAGTAGCCGCTTTTGAAGTATTTCTAAGGCCATTCTATAGAGGAAGTTTTCTTTGA
- a CDS encoding UbiD family decarboxylase yields the protein MLREILTQFQDETIVIDKPINKKFEITKYLLQHKDQPILFRNVDGWEVMGNLWSTRERISKYLGIKRSELLHFMMKAMDTPRPYKEVSEAEFFKNSTKDFSLKDLPVPHYFPKDGGQYFTSAIYIAKDGDFVNLSYHRTMVRDEKTATVRLVPRHLYAMWKEKAEHGEELDVRIIVGNPIHILLAAATSPQYGVSELNIASAMREMAFGKPLEVVEVKGIPVPVESEFVFEAKILPELDKEGPFVDITGTYDIVREQPVVVFEKMYHVEKPIFHALFSSGYEHYMLMGLPKEPQIYKTVKQVVPKVHGVRLTEGGAMWLHAVVSITKQHDGDGKNAILAAFSGHPSLKHVVVVDEDIDIYDDRDIEWAIATRFQADRDLVVIPNARGSSLDPSGERGFTAKWGIDATKPLDRKEEFERAKI from the coding sequence ATGCTCAGAGAGATACTTACTCAATTTCAAGATGAAACGATAGTTATTGATAAACCAATTAATAAGAAATTTGAAATAACCAAATATCTCCTTCAGCACAAAGATCAGCCGATTCTTTTTAGGAATGTGGATGGATGGGAAGTTATGGGGAATCTTTGGAGTACTAGAGAAAGAATATCTAAATATCTGGGGATAAAGAGGTCAGAACTTCTTCATTTTATGATGAAGGCAATGGATACTCCCAGGCCTTATAAAGAGGTTAGTGAAGCAGAGTTCTTTAAGAATTCCACAAAAGACTTCTCACTTAAAGACCTCCCTGTGCCTCATTATTTCCCAAAAGATGGTGGTCAGTACTTTACTTCGGCTATCTATATAGCTAAGGATGGGGATTTTGTAAACCTCTCGTATCACAGGACAATGGTAAGAGATGAGAAAACTGCCACGGTAAGACTCGTTCCAAGACATCTTTATGCGATGTGGAAAGAAAAAGCGGAGCATGGCGAGGAGCTTGATGTAAGGATAATTGTCGGTAATCCTATCCATATATTACTCGCTGCAGCTACAAGTCCACAATATGGAGTTAGCGAGTTAAACATAGCATCAGCGATGAGAGAAATGGCCTTCGGGAAACCTTTGGAAGTTGTGGAGGTGAAGGGGATCCCTGTCCCGGTAGAGAGTGAATTTGTCTTTGAGGCAAAAATTCTTCCTGAACTTGACAAGGAGGGCCCCTTTGTCGATATAACTGGGACATATGATATAGTTAGAGAACAACCAGTAGTAGTATTTGAGAAAATGTATCATGTTGAAAAGCCGATTTTTCATGCTTTGTTTTCAAGTGGATATGAACATTACATGCTTATGGGTCTTCCTAAGGAGCCTCAGATATACAAAACTGTCAAGCAAGTAGTTCCAAAGGTTCATGGAGTAAGACTCACAGAGGGAGGAGCAATGTGGCTCCACGCAGTTGTAAGCATCACAAAGCAGCACGATGGCGATGGGAAAAATGCTATTTTGGCTGCGTTCTCTGGCCACCCAAGTCTAAAACATGTGGTGGTTGTGGACGAAGATATTGATATTTACGATGACAGAGACATAGAGTGGGCAATAGCTACTCGCTTCCAAGCGGATAGAGACCTCGTTGTAATCCCCAACGCTCGCGGTTCTTCCCTCGATCCCTCGGGAGAGAGGGGCTTTACTGCGAAGTGGGGCATTGATGCTACAAAGCCTTTGGATAGAAAGGAAGAGTTTGAGAGGGCAAAAATATAA
- a CDS encoding HAD family hydrolase, with protein sequence MKELKWLIFDVDGVLIDVSESYDLATKFTVEYFLKELGREKEIDVEIIRKLRRKGAFGDDFKVSEALIGFALNGNVEEFVECFPEGEGIKWVRKRFGTIVEPDEIERIFNTFYLGEYYKERAFDFDGLWKKEKPIVKRELLERASEKFKLAVITGRNRLELKLAEELIGFHFESAVTRELYIKPDPKALWHLVRGENGVYIGDTINDSLLVENYKKEYGENFEFMMIGRDVKDVNKAIEELLGKRM encoded by the coding sequence ATGAAGGAGCTAAAATGGCTAATCTTTGATGTTGACGGTGTTTTAATTGACGTGAGCGAGAGCTACGACTTAGCAACAAAGTTCACAGTGGAATACTTCCTAAAGGAGCTCGGCAGAGAAAAAGAGATTGACGTAGAAATTATAAGGAAGCTGAGGAGAAAAGGGGCATTTGGAGACGATTTTAAAGTCAGTGAAGCTTTAATAGGATTTGCCCTAAATGGTAATGTAGAAGAGTTCGTTGAGTGTTTTCCTGAAGGAGAAGGAATAAAATGGGTCAGGAAAAGGTTTGGGACTATTGTTGAGCCGGATGAAATTGAAAGAATTTTCAACACCTTTTACCTGGGTGAATACTATAAAGAGAGAGCTTTTGATTTTGATGGCCTATGGAAGAAAGAGAAACCGATAGTCAAGAGAGAGCTCCTAGAAAGAGCAAGTGAAAAGTTTAAGCTTGCTGTTATAACTGGAAGGAACAGACTTGAGCTTAAATTAGCCGAAGAACTCATTGGCTTTCATTTTGAAAGTGCAGTTACAAGAGAGCTTTATATTAAACCAGATCCAAAAGCCCTTTGGCATCTGGTTAGAGGAGAAAACGGAGTTTACATAGGTGATACTATAAACGACAGCCTTTTGGTGGAAAATTACAAAAAGGAATACGGAGAGAATTTTGAGTTTATGATGATTGGCAGGGATGTTAAAGACGTGAATAAGGCTATAGAAGAGCTACTAGGGAAGCGTATGTAA
- the hisC gene encoding histidinol-phosphate transaminase yields the protein MKVSGVVKDFKPYNVLEGNYRIWLDKNENPFDVPAEIKEEIFEELKNLPFNRYPHITSDPLRERIAEFLGFEKENVIVGNGSDELISLILKLFEGENIVISSPTFGMYDFFAKLEGIDLVDVPLDERFKLQNIEDYAENAKTIFICSPNNPTGNTQEREKIISVLETGVPVVLDEAYIEFAKSSNVDLVNDYDNLIVLRTFSKAFGLAGIRVGYAVASKEIIDYLHRIKTPFALNSLSMKIAELMLDHYDLVKQNINYIIKERERIYKEFKDHAYPSEANFLLMCLNAYEFLLDRGIVVRKLGGRLDGHIRVTVGRKEENDELIKVLKEFLEKDY from the coding sequence GTGAAGGTCAGTGGAGTAGTTAAGGACTTTAAGCCGTATAATGTTTTAGAGGGAAACTATAGAATCTGGCTCGATAAGAACGAGAACCCCTTTGATGTTCCGGCGGAGATTAAGGAAGAAATCTTCGAAGAGCTTAAAAACCTCCCCTTCAACCGCTATCCACACATCACCTCTGATCCTTTAAGAGAGAGGATAGCCGAGTTTTTAGGGTTTGAAAAGGAAAACGTAATAGTTGGAAACGGGAGTGACGAACTGATAAGCCTAATTTTGAAGCTCTTTGAAGGAGAGAACATAGTCATAAGTTCCCCGACCTTTGGAATGTATGACTTCTTTGCAAAGCTGGAGGGGATTGATTTAGTTGATGTTCCATTGGATGAACGCTTTAAGCTCCAGAACATCGAGGATTATGCAGAAAACGCCAAGACTATCTTTATCTGCTCTCCAAACAACCCCACGGGCAACACTCAAGAGAGGGAAAAGATAATAAGCGTCCTTGAAACCGGTGTCCCCGTGGTTTTAGATGAAGCGTATATAGAGTTTGCAAAGAGCAGTAACGTTGATTTGGTCAATGACTACGACAATTTAATAGTTCTGAGAACATTCTCAAAGGCTTTTGGGCTTGCCGGGATTAGGGTTGGTTATGCAGTCGCAAGTAAAGAGATAATAGACTATCTTCACCGAATCAAAACCCCCTTTGCGCTGAACTCTCTTTCAATGAAGATAGCAGAGCTTATGCTTGACCATTATGATTTAGTTAAACAAAACATCAATTACATAATTAAAGAGCGCGAAAGGATTTACAAAGAGTTCAAAGACCACGCATATCCAAGCGAAGCAAACTTTCTGCTTATGTGCTTGAATGCCTATGAATTTCTTCTTGATAGAGGTATCGTGGTGAGAAAGCTTGGTGGAAGGCTGGACGGTCACATAAGGGTTACCGTAGGCAGAAAGGAGGAAAACGACGAGCTGATTAAAGTGTTGAAGGAGTTTTTGGAAAAAGATTATTGA
- the hisF gene encoding imidazole glycerol phosphate synthase subunit HisF: MLAKRIIAALDIKEGRVVKGIKFQNIRDAGDPVELAKRYEEEGIDEIVFLDITASHEKRQILLDLVKRIAEEIYVPFTVGGGIKSIEEIREIIKSGADKVFLNTAAVDNPKLVSEVAKVVGSANLVIAIDAKWNGKFWEVYTHGGRKARGIDAVDWAKEVECLGAGEILLTSMDTDGTQEGFDIPLTKAIVEAVDIPVIASGGAGSPEHFYEAFEIGASAALAASIFHYGKYTVRELKKYLARRGVNVRLE, translated from the coding sequence ATGCTCGCTAAAAGGATTATCGCAGCTCTGGACATAAAAGAGGGAAGAGTTGTAAAGGGAATAAAGTTTCAGAATATCAGAGATGCCGGAGATCCAGTAGAGCTGGCAAAGCGCTATGAGGAGGAGGGAATAGATGAGATAGTTTTCCTCGACATTACAGCATCACACGAAAAAAGGCAAATTCTCCTCGATTTGGTAAAGAGGATAGCCGAGGAGATTTATGTCCCCTTCACGGTTGGGGGAGGGATTAAGAGCATCGAGGAGATTAGAGAAATAATAAAGAGCGGTGCCGATAAAGTTTTCCTCAACACGGCAGCTGTTGACAATCCAAAGCTTGTAAGCGAAGTGGCAAAAGTTGTTGGCTCCGCAAATCTGGTGATAGCAATTGATGCAAAGTGGAATGGGAAGTTTTGGGAGGTTTATACTCACGGAGGAAGAAAAGCGAGAGGGATAGATGCAGTAGACTGGGCTAAAGAGGTCGAATGTTTGGGAGCTGGTGAAATTTTGCTCACTTCTATGGACACGGACGGAACGCAGGAGGGCTTTGATATACCCCTAACTAAGGCAATAGTTGAAGCTGTTGACATTCCCGTTATTGCCTCTGGAGGTGCCGGAAGTCCAGAGCACTTCTACGAAGCGTTTGAAATTGGAGCTAGCGCGGCTTTGGCTGCATCAATCTTTCACTATGGGAAGTACACCGTTAGAGAGCTTAAGAAGTATTTAGCGAGGAGGGGTGTGAATGTCAGACTTGAATGA
- the hisH gene encoding imidazole glycerol phosphate synthase subunit HisH — translation MIAIVDLGIGNLANVRKALGGTVTSDPYEIERADKIVLPGVGNFGAVMKRLEPLKGTILDAINEGKPFLGICLGMQLLFEWSEESEGEGLGVFRGNVVKFRGVRVPHIGWNQVFPAKECPLFEGVKSGSYFYFVHSYYVNPQDKELIAAITDYESKGKEVVFPSAVCKDNVFGVQFHPEKSSKNGLKLLENFRRL, via the coding sequence ATGATAGCCATAGTGGATTTAGGGATTGGGAATCTGGCAAATGTTAGAAAAGCCTTAGGTGGAACAGTCACGAGCGACCCCTATGAGATTGAGAGGGCTGATAAAATTGTGCTTCCAGGAGTGGGGAACTTTGGAGCAGTAATGAAAAGGCTTGAGCCTCTAAAAGGGACGATCTTAGATGCGATCAATGAAGGAAAGCCATTCCTTGGTATATGCTTAGGGATGCAGCTTTTATTTGAGTGGAGCGAAGAAAGCGAGGGAGAAGGCTTGGGAGTCTTTAGGGGCAATGTAGTGAAATTTAGAGGCGTTAGAGTTCCCCACATAGGCTGGAATCAAGTTTTTCCTGCTAAAGAGTGCCCACTCTTTGAGGGAGTCAAAAGCGGGAGCTACTTCTACTTCGTGCACTCCTACTATGTAAATCCCCAAGACAAAGAACTGATTGCAGCTATAACGGACTATGAGTCAAAGGGAAAGGAAGTAGTCTTTCCATCGGCAGTTTGCAAAGATAATGTCTTTGGAGTTCAGTTTCACCCAGAAAAGTCGAGCAAAAATGGGTTGAAGCTTTTAGAAAACTTCAGGAGGCTGTGA
- the proC gene encoding pyrroline-5-carboxylate reductase: protein MRIAVIGAGTIGSAVAKALAEEGYGVVATRRKVEKVEWLENYGVDVSNDNKVAAEKADVIILAVKPNKVRKVLEEINPAVEGKILISFAAGLSLNFLKRLTAAKLVRAMPNIAVLVKESFTAYTADDLDRKEIELVEKIFRAFGRCVRVDEEYMDAITGLSGSGPAYVSVFLESLIYGGLKVGLPRDTALLAAAQTLLGTAKLLLETNLHPAQIRDMVITPGGTTIDGIFELEDSRFRTAIMKAVDAATKKSKILSLEIK from the coding sequence ATGAGGATAGCTGTGATAGGAGCTGGAACTATAGGGAGCGCCGTTGCAAAAGCCCTGGCTGAAGAGGGGTATGGGGTGGTGGCAACAAGGAGGAAGGTCGAAAAGGTGGAGTGGCTTGAGAATTACGGGGTTGATGTCTCGAATGATAATAAAGTCGCTGCTGAAAAAGCAGATGTAATTATTCTCGCAGTAAAGCCAAACAAAGTCAGAAAAGTCCTCGAAGAGATAAATCCTGCTGTTGAAGGGAAAATTCTCATTTCATTTGCTGCGGGTCTCTCGCTGAACTTCCTTAAGAGGTTGACAGCTGCAAAACTTGTGAGAGCAATGCCAAATATAGCGGTTCTTGTGAAAGAGTCTTTTACCGCGTATACAGCTGATGATTTAGATAGGAAGGAAATTGAACTTGTTGAGAAAATATTTAGGGCTTTTGGTAGGTGTGTTAGAGTTGACGAAGAGTATATGGATGCTATAACCGGATTAAGTGGTTCTGGACCAGCCTATGTCTCAGTGTTCCTTGAATCGTTGATATATGGGGGACTAAAAGTGGGCCTTCCAAGAGATACTGCACTTTTAGCGGCTGCTCAAACACTCTTAGGTACAGCAAAGCTTTTGCTTGAAACCAACCTCCACCCAGCCCAGATAAGGGACATGGTGATAACTCCGGGAGGAACTACGATAGATGGCATCTTTGAGCTTGAAGATAGTAGGTTTAGGACAGCAATAATGAAAGCCGTGGACGCAGCGACGAAGAAGTCAAAGATTCTGTCGCTTGAGATTAAATAA
- the truA gene encoding tRNA pseudouridine(38-40) synthase TruA, which translates to MRIALKIAYDGTGFYGFQRQPGLRTVEGEVIRVLKKLGIIEDIREANFKGASRTDRGVSAFGNVIAFDTNRPDLTEPRILNHYLNDVWVLGNASVPEDFHPRFWAMGKVYRYYLFNEGIDLVKLKSCAELFIGEHDFSNFARLEEFKNPVRVIRRIDVIPRGRIIMIEVEGESFLWEMVRRIVTALKFCGMGIFSEEEISFMLKEKVDKKLPPAPPENLVLWQIKYENIEFKKDSYAIEKVKREFFERFRMHLTRAAIFEDWITSL; encoded by the coding sequence ATGAGAATAGCGTTAAAGATAGCCTACGATGGCACTGGGTTTTATGGGTTTCAACGACAGCCTGGGCTTCGAACAGTTGAGGGAGAAGTGATCAGGGTACTAAAAAAGCTCGGGATAATTGAGGATATTCGAGAAGCCAATTTCAAGGGGGCCTCTCGCACGGATAGGGGAGTTTCGGCATTTGGTAATGTAATTGCGTTTGATACAAATAGACCGGATCTTACTGAACCAAGGATTTTAAATCACTATCTTAATGATGTATGGGTTTTGGGGAATGCAAGTGTCCCTGAGGATTTCCATCCAAGATTTTGGGCCATGGGTAAGGTTTACCGCTACTATCTTTTTAATGAAGGAATTGATTTAGTAAAACTTAAATCGTGTGCTGAGCTCTTTATTGGAGAACATGATTTCTCAAATTTTGCTCGTCTTGAAGAGTTTAAAAATCCTGTACGGGTTATACGGAGAATTGATGTGATTCCCAGAGGGAGGATAATCATGATAGAAGTTGAAGGAGAGAGTTTTCTTTGGGAGATGGTGAGAAGAATAGTCACTGCTCTTAAATTCTGTGGAATGGGAATTTTTTCGGAAGAAGAGATAAGTTTTATGTTAAAAGAAAAAGTGGATAAAAAACTCCCTCCAGCCCCTCCGGAAAATCTTGTCTTATGGCAAATCAAGTATGAAAATATAGAGTTTAAGAAAGATAGTTATGCAATTGAAAAAGTTAAAAGAGAATTTTTTGAAAGGTTTAGGATGCACCTAACAAGAGCGGCAATCTTTGAGGACTGGATTACTTCTTTATAA
- a CDS encoding DEAD/DEAH box helicase, with protein sequence MRVVTLRIPDKSALAYVEKADPKVYFMIYEELTYRKSFGKWEKPESLYNPHAKSFPVGLIPRVKALLNSKGYRVRIIDEREITGVEINGTWNDKYQLRRYQQRAVKKALRTSMGVLALPVGSGKTIIGLRLIYELNLSTLVVVHTKELLYQWADNIREVLGIEPGLVGDNNWDEKPVTVAMIQTLLSRGVNKLKKQYAILMFDECHRTSAAEKFYELGISLPQKFRFGLSATPWRRIKGEELKIEGAIGPIIYEIKAEDLIKEKFLAKPRFMIIGYESSMPPLAERYKELYEEIIMENEERNKAIVKTAYKLAKQGHRVLIDVKRIEHGKILIEMLKKKGINAEFLSSQTPNRWEIFEKFRNGEINVLISTLLKEGVDIPEISAIILAGGGKSDIMTIQTIGRALRPKGGSNAIIVDIKDEDPLLFTHFIERQKALKQYYGKYYDKELEKIIKK encoded by the coding sequence ATGAGGGTAGTAACATTAAGAATTCCGGATAAGTCTGCATTGGCATATGTGGAGAAAGCAGATCCCAAAGTATACTTTATGATATATGAGGAATTAACATATAGAAAAAGTTTCGGTAAATGGGAAAAACCTGAAAGTCTTTATAATCCCCACGCAAAGTCCTTTCCGGTGGGGCTAATTCCAAGAGTAAAGGCCCTTCTTAATTCTAAAGGATATAGAGTCAGAATTATTGATGAACGAGAAATTACAGGTGTCGAGATAAACGGAACTTGGAACGACAAATATCAACTTAGAAGATATCAACAAAGGGCGGTTAAAAAAGCTTTAAGAACAAGCATGGGAGTTTTAGCCCTTCCTGTGGGAAGTGGAAAAACCATAATAGGACTTAGACTTATTTATGAACTTAACTTATCAACTTTGGTAGTGGTACACACAAAAGAACTTCTTTACCAATGGGCCGATAATATTAGAGAAGTTTTGGGAATAGAACCAGGACTCGTGGGAGATAATAACTGGGATGAGAAACCTGTAACTGTAGCTATGATACAAACTCTGCTTTCAAGAGGAGTGAACAAACTCAAAAAACAGTATGCAATTCTAATGTTTGACGAATGCCACAGGACTTCGGCCGCTGAAAAGTTCTATGAGCTTGGAATTAGCCTTCCCCAAAAATTTAGATTCGGATTATCTGCAACCCCCTGGAGAAGGATTAAGGGTGAGGAACTGAAGATAGAAGGGGCCATTGGACCGATTATTTATGAAATAAAGGCCGAAGATCTAATTAAAGAAAAGTTTTTGGCAAAGCCGAGATTCATGATAATAGGATACGAATCTTCAATGCCCCCTCTGGCAGAACGATACAAAGAGCTCTATGAAGAGATAATAATGGAAAATGAAGAAAGAAACAAGGCAATAGTGAAAACTGCATATAAGCTTGCAAAGCAAGGACACAGAGTACTAATCGACGTAAAACGAATAGAACATGGCAAAATACTGATAGAAATGCTCAAAAAGAAAGGTATAAATGCAGAATTTCTAAGCTCCCAAACTCCAAACAGATGGGAAATTTTTGAAAAGTTTAGAAATGGAGAAATTAATGTACTTATATCTACATTATTAAAGGAAGGTGTGGACATTCCAGAAATTTCGGCTATAATCCTTGCAGGTGGAGGAAAAAGCGATATTATGACAATCCAGACGATAGGAAGAGCCTTGAGGCCCAAAGGAGGCAGTAATGCAATTATAGTAGATATAAAAGATGAAGACCCTCTGCTCTTTACTCACTTCATAGAGAGACAAAAAGCCCTGAAGCAGTATTATGGAAAATACTACGACAAAGAACTCGAAAAGATTATAAAGAAGTAA